One Luteolibacter flavescens DNA segment encodes these proteins:
- a CDS encoding formylglycine-generating enzyme family protein encodes MSYFLAATIAGAGEKERGENGHVLVRILAGEHALGSAAHRLNKPHRFKTGGFLISDAETTNAQFSAFVKATGYRTLAEKAGWSLSGGEGSAEWEWKRVEGASWRHPFGPDGPAAEKLPDHPVTQISGEDARAYCRWVGGRLPTLDEWETAARAGADTPYPWGADFSAKACNVWNGASHLKNTREDGHVLTAPVRSYPPNAWGLHDVIGNVFEYCEGAPPWMESTLAKTRICGRGGSWWCSANSCDFYNLLDIGSMAKGASLPNQGFRVVFDLKEKAKPE; translated from the coding sequence ATGTCGTACTTCCTCGCGGCGACCATCGCTGGGGCGGGCGAGAAGGAGCGCGGGGAGAATGGCCACGTGCTGGTCCGCATCCTCGCGGGCGAGCATGCGCTCGGCTCGGCCGCGCACCGGCTGAACAAGCCGCATCGCTTCAAGACGGGCGGCTTCCTGATTTCCGACGCGGAGACGACGAATGCGCAGTTCTCCGCCTTCGTGAAGGCGACGGGCTACCGGACGCTGGCGGAGAAGGCGGGCTGGAGCCTCAGCGGCGGCGAGGGCAGCGCGGAGTGGGAGTGGAAGCGGGTGGAGGGGGCGAGCTGGCGGCATCCCTTCGGCCCGGATGGCCCCGCGGCGGAGAAGCTGCCGGATCACCCGGTGACGCAGATTTCCGGCGAGGATGCGCGCGCCTATTGCCGATGGGTGGGAGGACGCCTGCCGACGCTGGACGAATGGGAGACGGCGGCCCGTGCCGGGGCAGACACGCCGTATCCATGGGGTGCGGATTTTTCAGCGAAGGCCTGCAATGTCTGGAATGGCGCGAGCCACCTGAAGAACACGCGCGAGGATGGCCACGTGCTCACCGCGCCGGTACGCAGCTATCCGCCGAATGCGTGGGGACTGCACGATGTGATCGGCAATGTCTTCGAATACTGCGAAGGCGCGCCGCCGTGGATGGAGAGCACCCTCGCCAAGACGCGCATCTGCGGGCGCGGCGGGTCCTGGTGGTGCTCGGCGAATTCCTGCGACTTCTACAACCTGCTCGACATCGGCAGCATGGCGAAGGGCGCATCGCTGCCGAACCAAGGCTTCCGCGTCGTCTTCGACCTCAAGGAAAAGGCGAAGCCCGAGTGA
- a CDS encoding AEC family transporter, translating to MISTLLIVLPVFGLILTGWLVRRMGVLGPQAASELNRFVVYLALPALLFDIVARARPAEIWQPGFIVSFGLGCVLVFAATLWIRWRSERHLADAAIDALGSSYANTGYIGFPLALAVFGPAALAPTLIASMITVCAIFAVAIVLIEIGIQGERRPGPLLWKTGKSLAKNPLLVAPLLGAIFPLTGAQLPESAGSYLKLLGGAASPCALVSLGLFLAEKRESKREDTGAVGLLIGLKLVAQPLVTWVMAALVFKLPPALVQPAVLLAALPTGTGPFMLAEFYQREAGITSKVIICSTVLSVLTLTGYLMSGV from the coding sequence ATGATCTCCACGCTGCTGATCGTCCTGCCAGTCTTCGGCCTCATCCTCACCGGGTGGCTGGTCCGCAGGATGGGCGTGCTGGGCCCGCAGGCGGCCAGCGAGCTGAATCGCTTCGTGGTGTATCTGGCCTTGCCCGCCTTGCTCTTCGACATTGTCGCGCGGGCGCGGCCGGCGGAGATCTGGCAGCCGGGCTTCATCGTGAGCTTCGGCCTCGGCTGCGTGCTGGTCTTCGCCGCCACCCTGTGGATTCGCTGGAGGAGCGAGCGCCATCTGGCCGACGCGGCGATCGATGCGCTGGGCAGCAGCTATGCGAATACCGGCTACATCGGCTTCCCGCTCGCGCTCGCGGTCTTCGGCCCGGCGGCGCTGGCACCCACGCTGATCGCCTCCATGATCACGGTGTGCGCCATTTTCGCGGTGGCCATCGTCCTCATCGAGATCGGTATCCAAGGCGAGCGACGCCCCGGCCCGCTGCTTTGGAAAACGGGGAAATCCCTCGCGAAGAATCCGCTGCTCGTTGCGCCGTTGCTCGGGGCCATCTTCCCGCTGACCGGTGCGCAACTTCCCGAGTCCGCGGGCAGCTACCTGAAGCTGCTGGGCGGCGCGGCATCGCCCTGTGCACTGGTCAGCCTCGGGCTCTTCCTCGCGGAAAAGCGGGAGAGCAAGCGCGAGGACACCGGAGCGGTAGGCCTGCTGATCGGGCTGAAGCTGGTGGCGCAGCCGCTGGTGACGTGGGTGATGGCGGCGCTCGTTTTCAAGCTGCCACCGGCACTGGTGCAGCCTGCCGTGCTGCTCGCCGCGCTGCCCACCGGCACGGGGCCCTTCATGCTTGCGGAGTTTTACCAACGGGAGGCGGGCATCACGTCAAAGGTGATCATCTGCTCCACCGTCCTGTCCGTGCTGACTCTGACCGGCTACCTGATGTCGGGTGTCTGA
- a CDS encoding LysR family transcriptional regulator, with translation MVDLRQMRYFVTLAETMHFGRAAERLHMTQPPLSRQIAALEQSLGVRLLERSTRHVELTHAGQRFLEDARSTLMMADQACDNARLAERGELGELKVGFMMHAAFTILPKLTKRFLAAHPQVKLHLREMIPSALTDEILTGQCDAGVLFPPKRIKGLEFRVVHAERLCLAIPRGHSLTDAARITPRVLKGEHLIAASEDVSPVLRGAITGWFRTAGIVPAIRLETQLQQTIVSFVAEGLGVALVPESMAKLGVAGVDFRPLERAPKIEHGIAWRPENLNPSLPLFLKASGAA, from the coding sequence ATGGTCGACCTCCGGCAAATGCGCTATTTCGTGACCCTGGCCGAAACCATGCACTTCGGCCGCGCCGCCGAACGCCTGCACATGACGCAGCCGCCGCTGAGCAGGCAGATCGCCGCGCTGGAGCAATCGCTGGGCGTGCGCCTCCTGGAGCGCAGCACGCGGCATGTGGAGCTGACGCATGCAGGCCAGCGCTTCCTGGAGGACGCGCGGTCCACGCTGATGATGGCCGATCAGGCATGCGACAATGCGCGGCTCGCGGAGCGCGGCGAACTCGGCGAGCTGAAGGTCGGCTTCATGATGCACGCCGCCTTCACCATCCTGCCGAAGCTGACGAAGCGCTTCCTCGCCGCGCATCCTCAGGTGAAGCTCCACCTGAGGGAAATGATTCCCAGCGCGCTGACCGATGAGATCCTCACCGGCCAATGCGACGCCGGCGTTCTCTTCCCGCCGAAGCGCATCAAGGGCCTCGAATTCCGCGTGGTGCACGCCGAGCGCCTGTGCCTCGCGATTCCCCGCGGGCACTCTCTAACAGATGCCGCACGGATCACGCCGCGCGTCCTGAAGGGCGAGCACCTCATCGCCGCATCCGAGGATGTGTCGCCCGTGCTGCGTGGCGCGATCACCGGCTGGTTCCGCACCGCGGGAATCGTGCCCGCCATCCGGCTGGAGACACAGCTCCAGCAAACCATCGTCAGCTTCGTGGCCGAGGGACTGGGAGTGGCGCTGGTGCCGGAGTCGATGGCTAAGCTCGGTGTGGCCGGTGTGGATTTCCGCCCGTTGGAGCGCGCGCCAAAGATCGAGCATGGCATCGCCTGGCGACCGGAGAACCTGAATCCCTCACTGCCACTTTTCCTGAAAGCAAGCGGCGCGGCATGA